In Streptomyces nojiriensis, one genomic interval encodes:
- a CDS encoding FAD-dependent oxidoreductase produces the protein MHMPVTIIGAGLGGLTLARVLQVHGIPVTVYEAESSPTVRSQGGLLDIHDYNGQLALEAAGLMDEFHAIVLEGRQAMRVLDPDGTVLFDKADDGSGGRPEVQRGELRQILLDSLPAGTVRWGHKVGSTRALGSGRHEVAFADGGTVVTSLLVGADGAWSRVRPLLSNAIPEYSGTSFVETYLFHADTRHPAAAKTVGGGMLMAPSPGREIFAHRESGDTLHTYVALTRPQDWFAAIDFADAAAATARIAREFEGWAPELTALITDGDTAPVLRPQYALPTGHRWDRVPGVTLLGDAAHLTPPNGEGANLAMYDGAELGKALAAHPDDVEAALGEYEQAMFPRSAEVPTFEGGEVPGIDSEQNTAQGLIDMITEKNR, from the coding sequence ATGCACATGCCAGTCACGATCATCGGCGCCGGACTCGGCGGGCTCACTCTGGCCCGCGTCCTGCAAGTCCACGGCATCCCGGTCACGGTCTACGAGGCGGAGTCCTCCCCGACGGTGCGCTCGCAGGGCGGGCTGCTCGACATCCACGACTACAACGGGCAGCTCGCACTCGAGGCGGCCGGCCTGATGGACGAGTTCCACGCCATCGTCCTGGAGGGCCGCCAGGCGATGCGGGTCCTCGACCCGGACGGGACCGTCCTGTTCGACAAGGCCGACGACGGCTCGGGCGGACGCCCCGAGGTGCAGCGCGGCGAATTACGACAGATCCTGCTCGACTCGCTCCCGGCCGGCACCGTCCGGTGGGGGCACAAGGTCGGCAGCACCCGCGCCCTCGGCTCCGGCCGCCACGAGGTGGCGTTCGCCGACGGCGGCACCGTCGTCACCAGCCTGCTGGTCGGCGCGGACGGCGCCTGGTCACGGGTACGGCCGCTGCTCTCCAACGCCATACCCGAGTACTCCGGCACGTCCTTCGTCGAGACCTACCTGTTCCACGCCGACACCCGCCACCCGGCCGCCGCGAAAACGGTCGGCGGCGGGATGCTGATGGCGCCCTCGCCGGGCAGGGAGATCTTCGCCCACCGGGAGAGCGGCGACACCCTGCACACCTACGTGGCGCTGACCAGGCCGCAGGACTGGTTCGCCGCCATCGACTTCGCCGATGCCGCCGCGGCCACCGCGCGGATCGCGCGCGAGTTCGAGGGCTGGGCACCGGAACTCACCGCCCTGATCACCGACGGCGACACGGCGCCGGTCCTGCGCCCCCAGTACGCCCTGCCGACCGGTCACCGGTGGGACCGGGTGCCGGGGGTCACCCTGCTCGGCGACGCCGCCCACCTCACGCCCCCGAACGGCGAAGGCGCCAACCTGGCCATGTACGACGGCGCCGAACTCGGCAAGGCGCTCGCCGCGCACCCCGACGACGTCGAGGCCGCGCTCGGCGAGTACGAGCAGGCCATGTTCCCCCGCAGCGCCGAGGTCCCCACTTTCGAGGGTGGAGAGGTTCCGGGGATCGACTCCGAGCAGAACACGGCCCAGGGCCTGATCGACATGATCACCGAGAAGAACCGATGA
- a CDS encoding acetyl-CoA C-acetyltransferase → MPEAVIVSTARSPIGRAFKGSLKDVRPDDLTATIIQAALAKVPGLDPREIDDLMLGCGLPGGEQGNNLARIVAVQMGMDFLPGTTITRYCSSSLQTSRMALHAIKAGEGDVFISAGVEMVSRFAKGNSDSWPDTHNPLFADAEARTKAVAESTGSSWHDPREDGLVPDAYIAMGQTAENLARIKGVTRQDMDEFGVRSQNLAEEAIKNGFWAREITPVTTPDGTVVSGDDGPRAGVTLEGVQGLKPVFRPDGLVTAANCCPLNDGAAALVIMSDTKARELGLTPLARIVSTGVTGLSPEIMGLGPVEASKQALKRAGLTVGDIDLFEINEAFAAQVIPSYRDLEIPLDKLNVNGGAIAVGHPFGMTGARITGTLINSLQFHDKQFGLETMCVGGGQGMAMVIERLS, encoded by the coding sequence ATGCCCGAAGCCGTCATCGTTTCCACCGCCCGCTCCCCGATCGGGCGTGCCTTCAAGGGGTCCCTCAAGGACGTGCGGCCGGACGACCTGACCGCGACGATCATCCAGGCCGCCCTGGCCAAGGTCCCCGGCCTGGACCCGCGCGAGATCGACGACCTGATGCTGGGCTGCGGCCTGCCCGGCGGCGAGCAGGGCAACAACCTGGCCCGCATCGTGGCCGTGCAGATGGGCATGGACTTCCTGCCCGGCACCACGATCACCCGTTACTGCTCCTCCTCGCTGCAGACCTCCCGGATGGCCCTGCACGCCATCAAGGCGGGCGAGGGCGACGTCTTCATCTCGGCCGGCGTCGAGATGGTGTCGCGGTTCGCCAAGGGCAACTCGGACTCGTGGCCCGACACCCACAACCCGCTCTTCGCCGACGCCGAGGCCCGTACGAAGGCCGTGGCCGAGTCGACCGGCTCCAGCTGGCACGACCCGCGCGAGGACGGCCTGGTCCCGGACGCGTACATCGCGATGGGCCAGACCGCCGAGAACCTGGCCCGCATCAAGGGCGTGACCCGTCAGGACATGGACGAGTTCGGCGTCCGCTCGCAGAACCTCGCGGAAGAGGCCATCAAGAACGGCTTCTGGGCCCGCGAGATCACCCCGGTCACCACCCCCGACGGCACGGTCGTCTCCGGTGACGACGGCCCGCGCGCCGGCGTGACCCTGGAGGGCGTGCAGGGCCTCAAGCCCGTCTTCCGCCCCGACGGCCTGGTCACGGCCGCCAACTGCTGCCCGCTGAACGACGGTGCCGCGGCGCTGGTCATCATGAGCGACACCAAGGCCCGCGAGCTGGGTCTGACCCCGCTGGCCCGGATCGTCTCCACCGGTGTCACCGGCCTCTCCCCCGAGATCATGGGCCTCGGCCCGGTCGAGGCGTCGAAGCAGGCCCTGAAGCGGGCCGGCCTCACGGTCGGCGACATCGACCTCTTCGAGATCAACGAGGCCTTCGCGGCCCAGGTCATCCCGTCGTACCGGGACCTGGAGATCCCGCTCGACAAGCTGAACGTCAACGGCGGAGCCATCGCCGTCGGTCACCCCTTCGGGATGACCGGTGCGCGCATCACCGGCACCCTGATCAACAGCCTGCAGTTCCACGACAAGCAGTTCGGTCTCGAGACCATGTGCGTGGGCGGCGGCCAGGGCATGGCCATGGTCATCGAGCGCCTGAGCTGA
- a CDS encoding ABC transporter ATP-binding protein: MNYAPHTAQAVAARATGLSKVYGQGETQVVALDNVSVDFGQGHFTAIMGPSGSGKSTLMHCVAGLDTFSAGSVRIGETELGSLKDKQLTQLRRDKIGFIFQAFNLLPTLTALENITLPMDIAGRKPDKQWLDTVVDMVGLSGRLGHRPTQLSGGQQQRVAVARALASRPEIIFGDEPTGNLDSRSGAEVLGFLRNSVRELGQTVVMVTHDPVAASYADRVIFLADGRIVDEMLSPTADGVLDRMKAFDAKGRTS; the protein is encoded by the coding sequence ATGAACTACGCCCCGCACACCGCCCAGGCCGTGGCCGCCCGCGCCACCGGCCTCTCCAAGGTGTACGGCCAGGGCGAGACCCAGGTGGTCGCCCTGGACAACGTCTCCGTGGACTTCGGCCAGGGGCATTTCACCGCGATCATGGGCCCCTCGGGCTCCGGCAAGTCCACCCTGATGCACTGCGTCGCCGGCCTGGACACCTTCTCCGCGGGCTCCGTCCGCATCGGCGAGACCGAGCTGGGCTCCCTCAAGGACAAGCAGCTCACGCAGCTGCGCCGGGACAAGATCGGCTTCATCTTCCAGGCGTTCAACCTGCTGCCGACGCTGACGGCCCTGGAGAACATCACGCTCCCCATGGACATCGCCGGCCGCAAGCCCGACAAGCAGTGGCTGGACACCGTGGTGGACATGGTCGGCCTCTCCGGCCGCCTCGGCCACCGGCCCACCCAGCTCTCCGGCGGCCAGCAGCAGCGCGTGGCCGTGGCCCGCGCCCTGGCCTCCCGCCCCGAGATCATCTTCGGTGACGAGCCGACCGGAAACCTGGACTCCCGCTCCGGCGCCGAGGTGCTCGGCTTCCTGCGCAACTCCGTCCGCGAGCTCGGCCAGACCGTCGTGATGGTCACCCACGACCCGGTCGCCGCCTCCTACGCGGACCGCGTCATCTTCCTCGCCGACGGCCGGATCGTCGACGAGATGCTCAGCCCCACCGCCGACGGCGTGCTGGACCGCATGAAGGCCTTCGACGCCAAGGGCCGCACCAGCTGA
- a CDS encoding SAM-dependent methyltransferase — MTDAAPRLAVVAETLLGAPLPVRVRAWDGSEAGPPDGPVLVIHDRRAVRRMLWRPGELGLARAWVAGELTVEGNLFDLLDRVAGLLWEREPELPPVGPAVSTAQAGPGPLAALGGIARRAGLPALRDLPGARWRDAAQRAAARELIALAGPLPPPAPPAEEAARRGGTPHSKNRDRRAVSHHYDVGNDFYERVLGPSMVYSCAYWSPGSTLEQAQHDKLDLVCRKLALRPGDRLLDVGCGWGSMALHAARAYGVRVTGVTLSREQAVYARKRVADEGLTDLVDIRIQDYRDVKDGPYDAISSIGMAEHVGADRYRDYARTLHALLRPGGRLLNHQIARPPEPDEEDYRIDEFIDAYVFPDGELSPLGTTVGELERAGFEVRDVEALREHYGLTLRAWVARLEEHWAEAVRLTSPGRARVWQLYMAACALGFERGRLGVNQVLAVRPTPAGDARLPLRLRTWDAETV, encoded by the coding sequence ATGACCGACGCCGCGCCGCGGCTCGCCGTTGTTGCCGAGACCCTGCTGGGTGCCCCGCTGCCGGTGCGCGTACGGGCCTGGGACGGCAGCGAGGCCGGCCCGCCCGACGGCCCCGTGCTCGTCATCCACGACCGCCGCGCCGTGCGCCGGATGCTGTGGAGGCCCGGCGAGCTGGGGCTGGCCCGGGCCTGGGTGGCGGGCGAACTCACGGTCGAAGGAAACCTGTTCGACCTACTGGACCGGGTGGCGGGCCTGCTGTGGGAACGCGAGCCGGAGCTGCCGCCCGTCGGCCCCGCCGTGTCCACGGCCCAGGCCGGGCCCGGACCGCTCGCGGCCCTCGGGGGCATCGCGCGCCGCGCCGGGCTCCCGGCGCTGCGCGACCTGCCGGGGGCGAGGTGGCGCGACGCCGCCCAGCGGGCCGCCGCACGCGAGCTGATCGCCCTCGCCGGGCCGCTGCCGCCGCCCGCGCCCCCCGCCGAGGAGGCGGCCCGGCGGGGCGGAACACCCCACAGCAAGAACCGGGACCGCCGGGCCGTCAGCCACCACTACGACGTCGGCAACGACTTCTACGAACGGGTGCTCGGCCCCTCGATGGTGTACTCCTGCGCCTACTGGAGCCCCGGCTCCACGCTGGAGCAGGCCCAGCACGACAAGCTCGACCTGGTCTGCCGCAAGCTCGCCCTGCGGCCCGGGGACCGGCTGCTCGACGTCGGCTGCGGCTGGGGCTCCATGGCGCTGCACGCCGCCCGCGCGTACGGAGTCCGGGTCACCGGCGTCACGCTCTCCCGCGAGCAGGCCGTGTACGCCCGCAAGCGGGTCGCGGACGAGGGGCTGACCGATCTGGTGGACATCCGGATCCAGGACTACCGGGACGTCAAGGACGGCCCGTACGACGCCATTTCCTCCATCGGGATGGCCGAGCACGTCGGGGCCGACCGCTACCGGGACTACGCCCGCACCCTGCACGCCCTGCTGCGCCCCGGCGGGCGGCTGCTGAACCACCAGATCGCCCGTCCGCCGGAGCCGGACGAGGAGGACTACCGGATCGACGAGTTCATCGACGCCTACGTCTTCCCCGACGGGGAGCTCTCCCCGCTCGGCACCACCGTCGGGGAACTGGAGCGGGCCGGCTTCGAGGTCCGCGACGTGGAGGCGCTGCGCGAGCACTACGGGCTGACCCTGCGGGCCTGGGTGGCCCGGCTGGAGGAGCACTGGGCGGAGGCGGTCCGGCTGACCTCGCCCGGGCGGGCCCGCGTCTGGCAGCTCTACATGGCGGCCTGCGCGCTCGGCTTCGAGCGGGGCCGGCTGGGCGTCAACCAGGTGCTGGCGGTGCGTCCCACGCCCGCCGGGGACGCCCGGCTGCCGCTGCGGCTGCGCACCTGGGACGCAGAAACGGTCTAG
- a CDS encoding DUF4287 domain-containing protein has protein sequence MSVEFSEQTHRNMIDRIPQTTGREVSDWLRTVDDGPSLVRFEEKVSWLRGAHELSYGQAKAIIHEYDLRRAARRFG, from the coding sequence ATGTCCGTAGAGTTCTCCGAGCAGACACACCGCAACATGATCGACAGAATCCCCCAGACCACCGGTCGTGAAGTCTCCGACTGGCTCCGCACCGTGGACGACGGCCCCTCACTCGTCCGGTTCGAGGAGAAGGTCAGCTGGCTCCGCGGGGCGCACGAGCTGTCGTACGGCCAGGCCAAGGCGATCATCCACGAGTACGACCTGCGCAGAGCCGCACGCCGGTTCGGCTGA
- a CDS encoding Ppx/GppA phosphatase family protein: MTRVAAVDCGTNSIRLLVADCDPATGELVELDRRMTIVRLGQGVDRTGRLAPEALERTFAACREYAGVIKEFGAERVRFVATSASRDAENRADFVRGVLDILGVEPEVISGDQEAEFSFTGATKELTAHEHLERPFLVVDIGGGSTEFVVGEEHVRAARSVDIGCVRMTERHLVVDGVVTDPPTAEQVAAIRADIEAALDLAGESVPLAEARTLVGLAGSVTTVAGIALGLPEYLSSAIHHSRISYEQVREISERMLTETHAERAAIPVMHPGRVDVIGAGALVLLAIMERIGASEVVVSEHDILDGIAWSIA; encoded by the coding sequence GTGACCCGGGTCGCCGCCGTCGACTGCGGTACGAACTCCATCCGGCTGCTGGTGGCGGACTGCGACCCGGCCACCGGCGAGCTGGTCGAGCTGGACCGCCGGATGACCATCGTCCGGCTCGGCCAGGGCGTGGACCGGACCGGGCGCCTGGCCCCGGAGGCGCTGGAGCGCACCTTCGCCGCCTGCCGCGAGTACGCGGGAGTGATCAAGGAGTTCGGTGCGGAGCGGGTGCGCTTCGTGGCGACCTCCGCCTCCCGGGACGCCGAGAACCGGGCGGACTTCGTCCGGGGCGTCCTGGACATCCTGGGGGTCGAGCCCGAGGTGATCTCCGGTGACCAGGAGGCGGAGTTCTCCTTCACCGGCGCGACCAAGGAGCTGACGGCCCACGAGCACCTGGAGCGGCCGTTCCTGGTGGTGGACATCGGCGGCGGCTCGACCGAGTTCGTGGTCGGCGAGGAGCACGTACGGGCCGCGCGGTCCGTGGACATCGGCTGCGTCCGGATGACCGAGCGGCACCTGGTGGTGGACGGGGTCGTCACCGACCCGCCGACCGCGGAGCAGGTCGCCGCGATCCGCGCCGACATCGAGGCGGCGCTGGACCTGGCCGGCGAGAGCGTCCCGCTGGCCGAGGCGCGCACGCTGGTGGGCCTGGCCGGCTCGGTGACCACGGTCGCCGGGATCGCGCTGGGGCTGCCGGAGTACCTTTCGTCGGCCATCCACCACTCCCGGATCTCCTACGAGCAGGTGCGGGAGATCAGCGAGCGGATGCTGACGGAGACGCACGCCGAGCGCGCGGCGATCCCCGTGATGCATCCGGGCCGGGTGGACGTGATCGGCGCGGGGGCGCTCGTCCTGCTGGCGATCATGGAGCGCATCGGCGCTTCCGAGGTTGTCGTGTCGGAGCACGACATCCTCGATGGAATCGCTTGGTCCATCGCCTGA
- a CDS encoding NAD(P)/FAD-dependent oxidoreductase, with amino-acid sequence MSTTERPRILVVGGGYVGLYAAKRIMKKMRYGEATVTVVDPRSYMTYQPFLPEVAAGSISPRHVVVPLRRVLPKAEVLTGRVTSIDQDRKVAVVTPLVGEAYELPFDYLVIALGAVSRTFPIPGLAEQGIGMKGVEEGIGLRNHVLEQLDKAESTTDENVRRKALTFVFVGGGFAGAETIGEVEDMARDAAKYYSTIKREDMRFILVDAADKILPEVGPKLGTWGKEHLESRGIEIYLSTSMDSCVDGHVVLKNGLEVDSNTIVWTAGVKPNPALARYGLPLGPRGHVDTAPTLQVQGTDYIWAAGDNAQVPDVAARKAGVENAWCPPNAQHALRQAKVLGDNVISGMRGFPQAEYSHSNKGAVAGLGLHKGVAMIVMGKTKIKLKGRLAWYMHRGYHGMAMPTWNRKIRVFADWTLAMFLKREVVSLGALETPREEFYEAAKPAPAPAAAAAPAAKAKA; translated from the coding sequence ATGAGCACCACGGAGCGTCCCAGGATCCTCGTTGTAGGAGGTGGGTACGTAGGCCTGTACGCAGCCAAGCGCATCATGAAGAAGATGCGCTACGGCGAGGCGACCGTCACGGTCGTCGACCCGCGCTCGTACATGACCTACCAGCCCTTCCTCCCTGAAGTGGCCGCAGGCAGCATCTCGCCTCGGCACGTCGTCGTCCCGCTGCGACGCGTGCTGCCCAAGGCAGAGGTTCTCACCGGCCGGGTCACCAGCATCGACCAGGACCGCAAGGTCGCCGTCGTCACGCCGCTCGTCGGCGAGGCGTACGAGCTGCCCTTCGACTACCTGGTGATCGCGCTCGGCGCCGTCTCCCGCACCTTCCCGATCCCCGGCCTCGCCGAACAGGGCATCGGTATGAAGGGCGTCGAAGAGGGCATCGGCCTGCGCAACCACGTCCTCGAGCAGCTCGACAAGGCCGAGTCCACGACGGACGAGAACGTCCGCCGCAAGGCCCTCACCTTCGTCTTCGTCGGCGGCGGCTTCGCCGGTGCGGAGACCATCGGCGAGGTCGAGGACATGGCCCGGGACGCCGCGAAGTACTACTCCACGATCAAGCGCGAGGACATGCGCTTCATCCTGGTCGACGCGGCCGACAAGATCCTTCCCGAGGTCGGGCCCAAGCTCGGCACCTGGGGCAAGGAGCACCTCGAGTCCCGCGGCATCGAGATCTACCTCAGCACCTCCATGGACTCCTGCGTGGACGGCCACGTGGTGCTGAAGAACGGCCTCGAGGTCGACTCCAACACCATCGTGTGGACCGCCGGCGTCAAGCCGAACCCGGCCCTGGCCCGCTACGGCCTGCCGCTCGGCCCCCGCGGCCACGTCGACACCGCCCCGACCCTCCAGGTCCAGGGCACCGACTACATCTGGGCCGCGGGCGACAACGCCCAGGTCCCGGACGTGGCCGCCCGCAAGGCCGGTGTCGAGAACGCCTGGTGCCCGCCGAACGCCCAGCACGCGCTGCGCCAGGCCAAGGTCCTCGGCGACAACGTCATCTCGGGCATGCGGGGCTTCCCGCAGGCCGAGTACTCGCACTCCAACAAGGGTGCGGTGGCGGGTCTCGGCCTCCACAAGGGCGTCGCGATGATCGTCATGGGCAAGACGAAGATCAAGCTCAAGGGCCGGCTGGCCTGGTACATGCACCGTGGCTACCACGGCATGGCCATGCCGACCTGGAACCGCAAGATCCGCGTCTTCGCCGACTGGACCCTCGCGATGTTCCTCAAGCGCGAGGTCGTCTCCCTCGGTGCGCTGGAGACCCCCCGCGAGGAGTTCTACGAGGCAGCCAAGCCGGCGCCGGCCCCGGCCGCCGCCGCTGCCCCGGCCGCGAAGGCCAAGGCCTGA
- a CDS encoding ABC transporter permease, whose translation MFRTALRNVLAHKARLLMTVLAVTLGVAFVSGTLVFTDTLKKSLSGQSAKSYEGIAVSVTSYGQGRNEQGEKEGEPGLGQQTLDKIKALPGVDTVSGRVSGFAGVGDENGKLIGSGWSNQGANYTPVKDGKDPRYAFAQGAGPAKADEVALDKATADKGNYKVGDKVRVATNGPVKEYSLAGVFTTEDGAVQAGGSLVLFETKVAQELYLKPGYFQELSVAAKNGTSADKLLADIKPLLDKNAKAQTGAALAAEQAKQIEKGLSNLSTMLLVFAGISLFVGIFLIYNTFTMLVTQRTKELALLRAVGANRGQVMRSVLTEALVVGFLSAAVGLVSGIGLAIGIRSVIGSLGAKLPGGALVIAPGTVTAALVIGVVVTTVAALLPAWRTGRIAPVAAMGSAHLPATSKSLLVRNILGSIISLGGIGLVFLGVSTGGNSGRMTMGAGAFFMLIGMIVLLPLLSKPVIGAVRPLLQKLFGIPGKLASQNAVRNPRRTAVTAASLAIGLTLVTTLSVLGITVGKVVDRMSTEKLKADYRVSMSSDAGSLDKSVAETLSKAPGIKAVSPQTAGYFLVDGDFRAASGVNPATIGQLLNVEVLSGSLDSLGKGEVAVAEKTAKKQKFTVGTPIKLKYDDGQEASVKVGAIYKDMEGLLSPYVIDNKILAEHSEEMYIPEVYVNVDGGASKAAQQKVVDALGKNPAITVATQQDMRNEMGGMINTMLNIMYGLLGMALIISVLGVVNTLAMSVFERTQEIGMLRAIGLDRGRVKNMIRLEAVVISLFGAVLGVAIGVFLAWAVGTTIAKSMPNYELILPWDRIGIFLLLAAVVGVLAAMWPARSAARLNMLTAIKTE comes from the coding sequence ATGTTCCGTACCGCCCTGCGCAACGTCCTCGCGCACAAGGCCCGGCTGCTGATGACGGTGCTCGCCGTCACCCTCGGCGTCGCCTTCGTATCCGGCACCCTCGTCTTCACCGACACCCTCAAGAAGTCCCTCTCCGGCCAGTCCGCCAAGAGCTACGAGGGCATTGCCGTCTCGGTCACCTCGTACGGCCAGGGCCGCAACGAGCAGGGCGAGAAGGAGGGCGAGCCCGGCCTCGGCCAGCAGACCCTCGACAAGATCAAGGCGCTGCCGGGCGTCGACACCGTCTCCGGCCGCGTCTCGGGCTTCGCCGGCGTCGGTGACGAGAACGGCAAGCTGATCGGCTCCGGCTGGTCCAACCAGGGCGCCAACTACACGCCCGTCAAGGACGGCAAGGACCCGCGCTACGCCTTCGCCCAGGGCGCCGGCCCGGCCAAGGCCGACGAGGTCGCCCTCGACAAGGCCACCGCCGACAAGGGCAACTACAAGGTCGGCGACAAGGTCCGCGTCGCCACCAACGGCCCGGTCAAGGAGTACTCCCTCGCCGGCGTCTTCACCACCGAGGACGGCGCCGTCCAGGCCGGCGGCAGCCTGGTCCTCTTCGAGACCAAGGTCGCCCAGGAGCTCTACCTCAAGCCCGGCTACTTCCAGGAGCTGTCGGTCGCCGCGAAGAACGGCACCTCCGCCGACAAGCTGCTCGCCGACATCAAGCCGCTGCTCGACAAGAACGCCAAGGCGCAGACCGGCGCGGCGCTCGCCGCCGAGCAGGCCAAGCAGATCGAGAAGGGCCTCAGCAACCTCAGCACGATGCTGCTCGTCTTCGCCGGCATCTCGCTCTTCGTCGGCATCTTCCTGATCTACAACACCTTCACCATGCTGGTCACCCAGCGCACCAAGGAGCTGGCCCTGCTGCGCGCCGTCGGCGCCAACCGCGGTCAGGTCATGCGCTCCGTGCTCACCGAGGCCCTCGTCGTCGGCTTCCTGTCGGCCGCCGTCGGCCTGGTCAGCGGCATCGGCCTGGCGATCGGGATCCGCTCCGTCATCGGCTCCCTCGGCGCCAAGCTGCCGGGCGGCGCACTCGTGATCGCCCCCGGCACCGTCACCGCCGCCCTCGTCATCGGCGTCGTAGTCACCACCGTCGCCGCCCTGCTGCCGGCCTGGCGCACCGGCCGGATCGCACCCGTAGCCGCCATGGGCAGCGCCCACCTGCCGGCCACCTCGAAGTCCCTGCTCGTACGCAACATCCTCGGCTCGATCATCAGCCTCGGTGGCATCGGCCTGGTCTTCCTGGGCGTGTCCACGGGCGGCAACTCGGGCCGCATGACCATGGGCGCCGGCGCCTTCTTCATGCTGATCGGCATGATCGTGCTGCTGCCGCTGCTCTCCAAGCCGGTCATCGGCGCCGTCCGCCCGCTGCTGCAGAAGCTGTTCGGGATCCCCGGCAAGCTGGCCTCCCAGAACGCCGTCCGCAACCCGCGCCGCACCGCCGTCACCGCCGCCTCCCTGGCGATCGGCCTGACCCTGGTCACCACCCTGTCGGTGCTCGGCATCACCGTCGGCAAGGTCGTCGACCGGATGAGCACCGAGAAGCTCAAGGCCGACTACCGGGTCTCCATGTCCTCCGACGCGGGCAGCCTCGACAAGTCCGTGGCCGAGACCCTGTCCAAGGCCCCCGGCATCAAGGCGGTCTCCCCGCAGACGGCCGGCTACTTCCTGGTCGACGGCGACTTCCGGGCCGCCTCCGGCGTCAACCCGGCCACCATCGGCCAGCTCCTCAACGTCGAGGTCCTCAGCGGCTCGCTCGACAGCCTCGGCAAGGGCGAGGTCGCCGTCGCCGAGAAGACCGCCAAGAAGCAGAAGTTCACGGTCGGCACCCCGATCAAGCTGAAGTACGACGACGGCCAGGAGGCGTCCGTCAAGGTCGGCGCGATCTACAAGGACATGGAGGGCCTGCTCTCCCCCTACGTCATCGACAACAAGATCCTCGCCGAGCACAGCGAGGAGATGTACATCCCCGAGGTGTACGTCAACGTCGACGGCGGGGCCTCCAAGGCCGCCCAGCAGAAGGTCGTCGACGCCCTCGGCAAGAACCCGGCCATCACCGTCGCCACCCAGCAGGACATGCGCAACGAGATGGGCGGCATGATCAACACGATGCTGAACATCATGTACGGCCTGCTCGGCATGGCACTGATCATCTCGGTGCTCGGTGTGGTCAACACCCTGGCCATGTCCGTCTTCGAGCGGACCCAGGAGATCGGCATGCTGCGGGCGATCGGTCTCGACCGGGGCCGGGTCAAGAACATGATCCGCCTGGAGGCCGTGGTGATCTCGCTCTTCGGAGCGGTCCTGGGCGTCGCCATCGGCGTCTTCCTCGCCTGGGCCGTGGGCACCACGATCGCGAAGTCCATGCCGAACTACGAACTGATCCTCCCGTGGGACCGGATCGGCATCTTCCTCCTGCTCGCCGCCGTGGTCGGTGTCCTGGCCGCCATGTGGCCGGCCCGCAGCGCCGCCCGCCTGAACATGCTCACCGCCATCAAGACGGAGTAG
- a CDS encoding Bax inhibitor-1/YccA family protein translates to MRSSNPVFSRRGFSRDNGGYAGFDAQPQQAGTNPYATNPYAADPTTGMPQAPARANVMTMDDVVSRTAMTLGTLIVTATLAWVALPVDPDNLGVSYGIGIGAALVAFVLVIIQSFKRKPSPGLILAYAAFEGVFLGVISAAVSTYIGPGVVMQAVMGTMCVFAAVLFAYKMRWIRVTRRFYGFVMAATLGFILLMLVNTLFAFIGGGDGLGFRSGGLGLLFGAIGVILGACFLALDFKQVEDGIAYGAPREEAWLAAFALTMTLVWIYVEMLRIFAILSGDD, encoded by the coding sequence ATGAGGAGCAGTAACCCGGTCTTCTCGCGACGGGGGTTCAGCCGCGACAACGGTGGCTACGCGGGCTTTGACGCGCAGCCGCAGCAGGCCGGGACCAACCCGTACGCGACCAACCCGTACGCCGCCGACCCGACCACCGGCATGCCGCAGGCCCCGGCCCGCGCCAACGTGATGACCATGGACGACGTCGTGAGCCGTACGGCCATGACGCTCGGCACGCTCATCGTGACGGCGACCCTCGCCTGGGTGGCGCTGCCGGTCGACCCGGACAACCTCGGCGTGTCCTACGGCATCGGTATCGGTGCCGCGCTCGTCGCGTTCGTCCTCGTGATCATCCAGTCGTTCAAGCGCAAGCCCTCCCCGGGCCTGATCCTGGCGTACGCGGCGTTCGAGGGCGTCTTCCTCGGCGTCATCAGCGCGGCCGTCAGCACCTACATCGGCCCCGGCGTGGTCATGCAGGCCGTGATGGGCACGATGTGCGTCTTCGCCGCCGTGCTCTTCGCGTACAAGATGCGCTGGATCCGCGTCACCCGCCGCTTCTACGGCTTCGTGATGGCGGCGACGCTGGGCTTCATCCTGCTGATGCTCGTGAACACGCTGTTCGCGTTCATCGGCGGCGGTGACGGCCTCGGCTTCCGCAGCGGCGGCCTCGGCCTGCTGTTCGGTGCCATCGGCGTCATCCTCGGCGCCTGCTTCCTCGCCCTCGACTTCAAGCAGGTCGAGGACGGCATCGCCTACGGTGCCCCGCGCGAGGAGGCCTGGCTGGCGGCCTTCGCCCTCACCATGACCCTGGTCTGGATCTACGTCGAGATGCTGCGCATCTTCGCGATCCTCTCGGGCGACGACTAG